The Neochlamydia sp. AcF84 genome includes a window with the following:
- a CDS encoding helix-turn-helix domain-containing protein, with translation MSNLATHQKVIKNKLGVLKLAETLGNVSQACKMMGYSRDSFYRFKELYETGGEAALQDMTRKKPCIKNRVDESIEKAVVDFALQKPAYGQLRVCNELKKQGVFISPGGVRSVWLRYNLETFQKRLKALEAKMAQEEMILTEDQLKALEKAKEEKEAHGEIETEHPGYLLSQDTYYVGTIKGVGRIYQQTVIDTYSKVAFVKLYDRKNA, from the coding sequence ATGTCAAATTTAGCAACTCATCAAAAAGTCATTAAAAATAAACTCGGTGTTTTAAAGCTAGCTGAAACATTAGGAAATGTATCCCAGGCGTGTAAGATGATGGGATATTCTAGAGATAGCTTTTATAGATTCAAAGAACTTTATGAAACAGGTGGAGAAGCAGCTCTTCAGGATATGACACGTAAAAAACCCTGTATAAAAAACAGGGTGGACGAGTCCATCGAAAAAGCTGTTGTTGATTTTGCTCTTCAAAAGCCTGCTTATGGGCAGTTAAGAGTATGCAACGAGCTTAAGAAGCAAGGAGTTTTCATTTCGCCAGGTGGCGTACGTTCTGTTTGGCTACGATACAATCTTGAGACCTTTCAAAAACGTCTCAAAGCATTGGAAGCTAAAATGGCTCAAGAAGAAATGATATTAACAGAGGATCAACTAAAAGCTCTTGAAAAAGCCAAGGAAGAAAAAGAAGCACATGGCGAAATTGAAACTGAACATCCAGGCTATTTATTATCTCAAGATACCTATTACGTAGGCACTATTAAAGGTGTGGGACGCATTTATCAACAGACAGTGATCGATACCTATTCTAAGGTAGCTTTTGTCAAACTATACGATAGAAAAAATGCG